The genomic segment CAGAACACCAGCCATAGATTCTACTTCAATGGTACGATTTATGGCtcaaaaaaagattaaaaaaaatcaaaatattgcaCAGACAAACCCAGTCCATGAGAGGTTCCAACTCCACTGCTGTGTGCAGTCACCCAGCATTTGCCACCTCAGACAGGGTTTGTGGGGAAAGAGATTTAAAACTACATGGATGCCACTAGCATGCAGGGAAACgtgcagagggagggagcaaGGACACTGCTGGGAAATGGAATCTGCAGGGAAAGTGCAGCTCCTGATTTACAGCTCCTGCTTTACATTCagctcaggaagaaaaaaaaagaaaactttggtTAAAACATAATATGTCACATGGATTGAAGGTAAACATTGTATTGTCCCtataaaaatgggaataaaaaaataacagagctGAGGTATTTGGGATATCTCAGCAGGGAACACAGACACAGGAGAACATGGGCATGACCACGCTCACCACactgcagggcagggccagAACATGGACAGCAAAGCAAGCCAAGGTGCTGCATGATGGCAGAGCTTCTTTATTCCAACAGAATCCAGGGAATCcttcctggggagctgggggatCTCCTCTGGGTTAGTGCTGGGCCGAGGTCTCTCCATTGGGAGTGTCCACATCTGCATAAAACTGAGAAATCTGGGCTTTGTATTTCTGTGCCACCACTGGCCTCTTCAGCTTCATGGTTGGGCCTGTGGAGAATCAGCACAAGGTTTAATGGAGAGGGAGCCACAGGGAGCAAAATCTTCACTGGGCTGAAGCAAGTTTGGAGGGAGAGATGAAACACAGGGACAGTGACCAGTTCTAAAGTTGTCTTTGGGATTAATGGAatctccatccctccttccccgtgaacaggagcagcacagcatcacccagagggtgctggggcactgcccaggctccccagggcagtgggcacggccccaaagctgccagagctccaggagcgtttggacaacgctctgagggacagggtgggattgttggggtgccTGGGCAaggccaggggttggactggatgatctttgtgggtcccttccagctcaggagattctgtgattccatcaTCCTGCAAGAGGCATCTCAGAACAAGGgtgagcacagctcagctcgGTGCTGCTGGGCAAAGGTGGGAATTCATCCCAACTCATCCCACCCCCCAAACTGCAACATGGAAAAGCCTCGGCGAGGAAAGGCCATGGGGAGCTCtgttttgggggtcctggttaTGCTGGTGTTCAACAGCCAAGGAAGGGGTGCATGGGGGACCCCAGATGCCTCACCCATCACTCACCAAGCTCTCCACCAAAGAGggaaaagtccttctccagaaGGATCCACTTCTGGACTTTCTGGGCATTGGAGGTGGCTCCCTCATTGACCGCTGTGATGCCTTTCTGGATGGCGGCGTAGATGGCCTTGTCTTTGCTGCTGATGATTTCAGAGACCTTTGTGGCCTTGCTGCCCAGCTTCTGACAGTATTCCAGAGCCTCTGGAGTGAGCTCATCCCCCGGTTCACCCGTCTCTGCATCCACCTTGCACTGCAGGACGAACCACAACAGGTCCCTTTGTATTGCTGAGCACCAAAACACTGCCCTGGGATGGTGCCAGggctcccttcccaccctgctcccagctgtcactccaccagcccctgcagctTCATCCAAACCCTGGCAGCCAATGGACACTTGGGACAAAACACAGATAAACCCCAGAGTTCTGCCTGCTCAACAGCCACCTTGATGCCAAGGACCAAACAGAGCTCATCTGCCAAATCCCTCCTCTGCTATCTAAAGTTAATCACTTTTTTCCAGACCTTTTCTGGGCCACAGTTCACTTCCCTGCACCCCACAGTCAATACACACAGCACAGAACCATGACAAGCACAGCAGGGCCACCTCCAGGGCCTGGCTCGGGTCTCCTACCCCAGGTGAGGCTGTTGATCCTAAGTCTCACTAATTCCCACTGTCCTGCAAAGCTTGTGTGGGACCACCGTGGACATGTCCTGGTGGAGTTTGAAGCCAGAGTCTGACAAAGCAATCCCTGACAGCTGCTTATTGCCCAGACTGCTTGGGAGAGACTAAAGCGGGTGAGAAAAGCAGAAGGGTTCCTTTTTCAGCCTCACTTTTAggtcttttccttctctttcttcctgccCTTTGTGGCACAGAAAGTTGCCCTGAACAGGGTGGTCTGAGCAAGTGACAACTTTGCTGTGGTTACAGCTGCTCTTTGCAGCTCAGCTACCACAAACTGTGCCCCACGGAGCCTCCTGTCTCCACAAGACACCAAAAATGTGCAACAAGCCTCTTCCTCCCTGGAACTGATCACATTCAGCGACACAGGTGGGTTCCCTCTCTGGTTTCCATTACCTTTAGTGTCAGAAGCATTGACAGGAATTTGGCTTTGTCCCCAACCAACATGGCATTGCTGATGATGGGAACAGCATTTTTGACGGCATCCTCGATCGGAACGGGAGGAACGTTCTCCCCTCCCGCAGTGATGATGAGCTCTGGAAAACAGTCAAGTCTTGGTTAATGCCTGGAgcttctccccttcccacaatCTGAAACAACTCAACAGCTCCTTCATGTCTCCTTGATCAAAAAGTGAGTGGAGAAGGCAGCACACCAGGACTGGGaaagtggtagagtcaccacccctggaagtgttcaaaaaaaatgtgtggatgtggcacttggggacatgggttagtggtggcctgggcagtgttgagggaatggttggacttgataatcttagaaggcttttccaaccttaatgatgACTCCATGTCTCCAGTCAGGCcaggagagaggagctggagccatgaacacacacacagccctgcgAGAGCTGCCTCAATGCTCGGGAGGTGTTTGCAGTTTGGGAACACGGGATGAGCCCTCAGCACCCTGGCACACACACCTTGGACTCTCAGGCACCTAAGCTGGCACCCAAATTGTCAGAAACTGAAGATTTGCTGAGGTTGGAGGTCTTTCTTGTTGGCTTTGTTTGGGGTTGCTCAAAGCAGTGTCCCAAGAACCTCATTGCTAAAAGGCACTTGCACAACAAGGTTaagctgttgttttccttggaaGTCACCCAGCAAAGCTCCTGAAACTGGTGGCACAACAAGCCCACAAAGCAttaagtgctgctgctgaaatccaAGGGTTTCTCCCCCATTCTCCAAACAGGACACACTGCAGCCACATTCATGTGGAAACTCCAGAAGGAGAAGGATTGAAATAATCTGTGCAAGCCACAACCACACAACCAGCAGAGCCTCCCCTGCACCAGGGGacatttagattggatattgagaaaatgtcttcactgaaagagtgttCAGCATTGGCATAGCTGCctagggcagtggtggagtcgccatccctggagggatttaagagatgtgtagatgtggggacatgggttagtggtggccttggcagtgctgggggaatggctGGATGCCATGATGTCTCTCCCAGCTTAATACCTCTGTGATTGCATAGTGCTGCACAACATCAAGACAACCAAGTCAGGAGATGAGTTACCTTTAATTCTGCCTGTGATGTAGAGGAATCCATCTTTGTCATGCTTGCCCAGGTCACCTGAGTGCAGCCACCCATCCTCATCGATGGCCTCTTTGGTTTTGTCCTCCATGTTCAAGTAGCCCATGAAGATGTGCCTCCCTGAGAAGCAGATCTCCCCAATGCCATCCCTGTCTGGCTTATGAATGAGGGTCCGACAGCCTGAGAGTTCCTTCCCACAGCTGCAAGAGAACACAGACCCATGGCaataattgattttaaattCAATTCAAGCAGAGATTACAGCAGCACCCTCTCGAGCTTGAACAAAGCCCAGCAGCTTTTTAGTACAATGGCTTCAGGAAGGAGCTTAAAAGGCATCTGCTCATGTAAGGGAATCTACAGCAAGTGTTGTTATTGCAGAGATCAGTGCTCACACACCTAGGGTTTTCCACTTGTTGTTCTCCACACCTGAGCTCTGAATGAGAAGATTTATGTCCTTGGCAGCAAACTTTTACTGCGCAGACTGAACAAGCCACTCAAAGACACCCTCACTGCCATTAGTGTAGGCTGGAGTTACCAactcttcctcttcccaccagcccctcccttcctcctcagctcctccagaATCCAGCCAAGTTCAATTTAagtctccctgctgctgctgcccttggcAGATCTCCATCTGTGAGATGTGGCCAAAGGAACCTGCTCCCCAGCGACCCTTTAGTGGTAGCAAAACTCGGGATGAGCTGCATGAGGAGAGATGGACATGCCAGATGCAGGAGAAACCTTGACCCCACCCTTCAGCCCTGGTCTCACCTGGTGAGCTTGAAGGCGTGAGGGAGGGAGATGGTGTGAGGCCCAGAGCTCTCACTCATCCCATACAGCTCCAACACAGGAATGTTCAGGCTCAGAAAGAATTCCAGGGTCTCTCTGGTgatgggagcagctcctgtgtAGCACTTGGTGCACCGGTCCAGCCCCAGGgccttcctcaccttcctgtACACCAGGTGTTTGGCCAGGCGGAAGTTCACCGGCACCTCAGAATacctggaggaggaaaatgggcACAAGGTCTCAGCCTCCAAGTAGaacttctttcccttcctcctttcctcttcatCCCAGTTCAGTTTATTTAGTAAAACGGTGAATTATTTGCCCTCCAGCCTTTGCTGCTCACCCTAAAGTTTGGCTTTATTGCCCACAAATCTGACCTGTTATGTTGGATATAATCCCTGAATGGAAGATAATCCCTGATCTGATAGCAAAGTTCTCCTAACACTCATGAGCATCCCTTAATTGCAGCTCATAATTACCCATTCATCCTCTTCAGGTTGGTCTGCAGCCCCACTCCCTTGGCCCACGAGGCCACTTTCCTCCGCAGTGCCGATGATTTCATCCCTATGGatttcatcttttcttccattttttcccagaCACGAGGAACCCCCAGAAAAGCAGTTGGCCTCACTTCCCTCAGGGTCTCCACCAAGCTGCCCTGAGACAAGCAGAATTTGATGCAGTTTTTAGAAGTGCTTCACTGCAGACTTCAGGTCAGCACTGGTCATGAGCCAGAACTTGGGACTCTGCCATGAGCTTTGAGGAACTGCTCATTTTGTGCAGTGCCATCAGCAGACAGGAACCCCCCAGGGCATTCCAATGGAAACTGGGAAGGCAGCAAGGGTCCATGCTgatgcagcacagggagcagaatcCCTTTCTCAGGCCCCAGATTGAAGTGGTGTTACAGATTTAACTTGTGCAACGTGGGCAGAGCAAACACAAAGCTGTTACTCAACCAGCCGTCGGGGCGGGGAAAGGTGTCAGGTGAGACACTCAGCAGGTCTCAGCTGTGAAGTGCTGGGTCAGTTTCTCCCAGGCTTGGGAGAGAGTCAAAAGGCAAAGGTCAGAGTGGCTCTAAAACCAACAGGGGCAGTTGGTCACTGGGCAAGTAAACCCAGTCAGCAAAGCTTTCAGAACCATGGGATAACACAGCCTTGTTTTGAGCTATGAGCAGGTGGGTGGGTGTAGGTTTATTATTAAGTTTTTACCTTCAATGCATCTGGCTGAGCAAAGTAAACTTGCACTCCAAAGGTCATGGCTGACCAGATATCAGACATCTGGGCAGCAATGTGGCTGAGGGGCAGGTAACTGAtcacctgctcctgcctctccttggGGTCCGTGAGCATGATGGACCGTCCGGCCACTGCCGCCGTCCACGTCAGCTGGAACAGAACCCATGGGGGAATCAGGGATGGCCCTtccaggcagggacagcatAGAACACACAGGTACATCACATCCTGTGATCTCAACATCAGGCACTTGGCATGTTCAGCTCGAGAAGAGACTGAGTGGAGACTCctcgggggctgcagctcctcccgagAGGAGgcggaggggcaggcactgagctctgctctgggaccagggacaggacccagggaagggctggagctgtgccaggggggttgggatggatctcagggaaaggttcttcccccacagggtgctgggggactgcccaggctccccagggcagtgggcacggccccaaggctgccagagctccaggagcgtttggacaacgctctgagggacagggtgggattgttggggtgtctgtgcagggcaggagttggactgaTGACCCTTGtggtcccctccaactcagcacattccatgattctggaaTGAATCCAGTTGACCTGTCACAGCTCCAggggtggcagcagggcagagcagacaCTCACATTGTCGTGGCTGAGCATGACCCCCTTGGGCTGCCCCGTGGTCCCCGAGGTGTAGATGAGGGTGCAGCACTGGTTGGGCTTCTGCGCCGCGATGGCCAAGTGGAGCAGAGTGTCTGGGAcgtccctgcccagctccacgAACTCACTCCACTgtgcagagaagagaagagcTCCATCACTTTGTGATCtttcatgtgaaaaattaaaCTCTTTGCTACACACGAAGAGaaggaagccattccctgtgtccaaGCCTCTGGAAGATATGCACTGCCCCACACTGTTTtctggctgccacaagagaaacagaaaggagacaGACCCATcctgagcagctttccagctctGTAGCAATCCCGGTACTCACTGGAGTAACCGTGGGACTCGGGGCTGCCTTGCAGAGGTTGGTAATCCGACACCCTCCTTAGAGCAGGGATTATCCAGGTTTGCACAATAGCTCCTGCCCAGTGGGGCAGGCAATCCCTCACCACGGCCAACACGAGCTCATGGGATCACAGCCACAGAATCCCACactagtttgggttggaagggaccttaaagaccacctcattccaccccctgccaggggcagggatgTTTAAGGTCCCATGGAAGGTGACAGGTACTTGGAGACATCACCTGAACACAACCAGGACTTAGAAGCAATGAAGATGCCCAGGACTTACCGAGTACAGATTTGGTCTCTTCTCCTTTATCTCTTCCCCATACTGGACAATGGCCTTCAGCTGAGGTAGCCTATCCTCAATCTGTGTTAAGAAGGGAGATTCATGAGAAGGAGCAAATCCTGCTTGTCCCTTCCAGGCCACACAACCCACCACTTGACATGCTCCTGCTATTTGCCATTTTATGTAAAGCCAAGAGAATCCCATCTCTGCTACTGAAATAACAGGGAAGTCTCACTAGAAACTCATAATTTGAGCTGGGATGTTGCCAGACAGCCTAGAGGCTGCTCAATTGTTCATTTTGGCTTCTCAAGGCTTTAAGAAGGGAAACCACCACTTCACCTCTTGTGAGACTCAGTACCAGAGAGAACCCATCGCCAGGCACCAAGAAGGCTCAGCCAGTTCACCTCTGCTTTCAGAGCCAGCACTCCCCTCTGGTATCACCCTCCCACAGCATTTACCCTCCCACAGCTGTCAACAGGATGCCGTAACCCCCCgacatctgaaaaacagaattactTCTAagattttctgcagctgtttctggTTTTCCACCACTATAACATCAGCACTGCAGTTCTCTGCCACATAGTGACAGGCCTCGGGAGAGTTTGTTGTGTAGATCCCAACAGCAAATCCCCTgcaagggaagagggaaaaaacaaaacagaaaagcaaaacacagaattagAGGACAAGAAGAATTGCTGGCAAAATTCAGaccttttcagaggaaaaacttTGAGAAGAATATCCCATAATATGACAAGAAAAAGTGGAGGGTTTAATTCCAAGAGCAAAGGCTCTGATGTGGGGCATGGGAAATGTCAGAGTGGTGTAAGGGTCCAAAATGTCTCAGATGGAAGGAAGATATCAAAATCCAGCCCTGGGATTCTCTGGCATTTCCCATCATATTTTTAATCACAGTATATATAAGAAATCTTTTGGATTAACCTACTGGTCATCTTATTTTCAGAGAAGCATTTGgctaaaaacaaaaatattaatttttgtctCATTAATTCATTCTGAATTAAGTTGAGGTTGTAGTTTCCTtcattatattaaaatacaaacaattgggtttggggtttttttgtggttggtttAGTTGGGGGGTTTTAATCAAAACCTGCTTCTCATGCGGATACTGCAATTACTGAGTGCCAAAATTCATGGCAAGAGACAAGACTTGTTCTTACCCTGCAAGGATTGCTCCAATGTCAGCAATGAACCACTCAGCAGAATTAAATCCCAGGATGCCCACACCATGGAAAcgctgcagccccagctgtaAACAAGAGATGGAATTACAGCACTCTTGGTTTTCCTTCAAAGAAAGCTCAGAGTTAATTTACAGATCTCTGCTGCAAacacagggaagaggaaagagtTTGTGTTGTTGGACAGGGTGATTCCCACTGAAAAACCTCCCCAAGAGCCAGGATGGAACCAGTTAAGTTCCACATCAGGCACTGTCCTGCTAtcagtgggaaggaaaaagggatttgCGGAGCTCTGTGCTTGGAATGCCTGGCTCACTGACACCAATACAAACCTGCAATCCAGGGAGTTCTCAGTTCCCTCTGGAAGGAGAAGAGGTGAAGTTAGATAACACCTCCTGAGACATTTAATACAGTTGGATATATCAGATATCCACAGTGACAAGAGCAACAAGCTCCAGTGACAGTCAGAGACATTTTGGGATGAAATTTCAGCTGGAGAAGTCCCAGTCTTTAAATCTCCCTCGGGTTTTGTCCCAGACTGGAAGATCCCACCACGGGAGTGAAGACCAGGGTGACCATAACCTGAAGAAGCCAGACTTCATCACAACAGTAAGAACATGGAGTGTCGGTTTCCCTCTCTGTCTCAATCTCAACAGCACAGGCAAAAGGTAGGGCCAGATGGGACATTCAGGGCTAGTTCACAAGCATCCCTTcaaatttcaaatttgaaaGATTAACATTTCCAAGACTCTGGAGGTGCAGTGTCCAGGTTTGCCTCAAAACCTCAAACACCTCACTTTATATGTTTCCTTAAATGCCTTTTTTGAAGTTGAATGTGGAAGCAACTTGCAATAAATTCAGACAAAACCCCTGTGGGAAGTACCAAGGTGCCCATGGCATGTTCAGGTACTTCACTGTCACTGAAAGACTCATCTACACTCAGAGAATTTGCAggtttaaaatacaattaactGCAGCCATTCCAGCACTTAAATGAGTGAACATTAAACTGACTTTTTACAcagtggcaggacaagagggagcagttttaaacaaaaagaggagagatttacattagatattgggaaggaattcttccctgtgagggtggtggggccctggcacaggttgcccagaaaagctgtggctgcctcatccttgcaagtgtccaaggccaggctggatgggacttagagcaacctgggctagtggaaggtgtccctgtccatggcaggaggttttATGAGATGAGctctaaggtctcttccaacccaaaccattctgtgattcaatgaaTATGAACAAGAGCTCAACAAAAACTCaccttcagaaagctttttgCTGCTTTACAGCACTCATCATAGTACATTTTGTATGTTAGTTTGACCCACTGGCCACCTTTTTTGGATGCAAGGGCATAATAGTCCCCATATTTATTGACAGTTTCCTGGAAGAGCTGGTGAACAGTCTTTGGTGGTTCACTGCCTATTCCCTGGTCTTCCATCCTCAGCTTGACCTCCCCATCCCGATGTGTTGTCCACACTCTagaggcaggggaggaggaggctgcttGGAAAGAAAGGGTTCAGCATCTTAGGTTTCGACATTTCTTGCTGCCATGACAGAAATATAAATCCAAGTATCAAGCACACAATAGTAAATGTTGTTATACCCCTCTCACACCCCTTTTTTGACCTTTTCCTCTTGGTAAGTTTGCCACAGGACCCCCAGTATTTTGGACTGAGAGCCTCTAAAGCACTTCGAAATTTTGTTAAACATTTCCTCTAACCCGCTCTTCTGCTCGAAAGCTCTTGCACTGTAAGGTGGCAACTCCCTCCAGCATATActctgctatttttaattttttttttcttttaaggaggACTGAAAGCAGGACATTGGTATCTGACACTACTTATTTACTCCTCAAAGCACAACTGTGCTTCAAAGTCTAAGTTCTCTGGACAACCTATCCTGCACCCTGAGCTCCTTCTTCCATCCTTATGGTTGGACAAATTCCTCTCTCATTCCAACAATAATTTTATGCACATCACAGTGACCCAACTTCTCCCCACTCACCTTTGGGATCAACTGAGTCCAGCTGATGTCTCTCCATGTTGGAATCTTCCCCTGGCTCGATGTTGTGGGGCTCAGGAGTTCTGCAAGGCAAAAGCAGTTATCCCTGAATGAGTACACTGAGGGCAGGTTTGCTCCATCACTTCATTTCACTAAATCCTTGGATGCTGAAGTGGCTCCTGATGTCCTGCAGGTGACTTTATTAATCCACTACCCTGCATGGCTCAGGTCCCTCAGAGTGTGCAAGGTTTGCCTAGGCTGGTTTTGAACACGTGGATATTGCCCTAATTGCAGCTTTCATTGCAACCCATAAACTTATCAGCCCCAAAACAGCCATCATTTAACTCCAGAGGTCTGTTCCAGGTGCCTGAAACAAAGAAtctgcagctgggaggaggaggaggaggaggaggaggggggtaGGAAGGGCTCACACATGGATCTGGTGCTCATCTCCTCTCTGCAAAATGAGTTCAACAACAAGGAGGCCCCAGGGCATGCCTCAAGTCACCCTGTGGGAAAACCCATGGATGTTTCctgcagaagagcaggaaaCTGATTTCACAGGAAACCTTGTTCTTGTGTATTCCTAATAAGCCATTGGGCTCCCACCAGATGTCTGTGAAGGAATGGGAGCAGGCACATCCCATGTACTCCAGCCACGTTCCTCCCAGtcatcccttttccttccagccctgccagacCTGGTGAAGCACCACTTGCCCCTGGCTGCAAACCAGTTTTCTTCCTCCAGCCCTTTCCAAGAAGGACTTTCTCACAGCCCTAATGATGAGGATATGGCATAATCAAGTTGCATGTGCCACTTGAGACCATGAGCTGGAAGCCAGACCCTGTGAGATTTGGGATTTGGTCCCTAGAAGGACAGCCCACCCTCCAACCAGGCAGCTGATGCTTgttcccctgccctgggcaatACCCTGCCTGGACCATCAGCATAGCCCTAAATCCAAGTTCTAGCTGACCCAAGATTATACTCCAGAGACCCAAAATTTCCATCTTGCCTTGCCCTACCAAGGCCCTTTTCTTCAGGCCATCATGAAGGTGTTTCACCAGGCCAGTGCTCGGTGTTTGCTCTTCCCCATGACAACATTTGGTTGTAGCCCCAGCTCCAGGGTGTTCTGGAAGGGCTGCAGGGCCCTGACATCACAATAACCCCAAAACTCTGTAGGACAGCTCTGGGGCAAAAAGGAGCAGACAGGTgggagctcctctgctcccacacaAATTCCTCAGGCTAATCCAGGCAGGGCTTCCACTGAACCCCacattttattccctttctaCCAGATCAGAGACAAGGCAAGTCAGTACAGCCACTATGAGAATTTCAGTGTAAGGGGGAAATTCCTTCCCTCTGAATTATGCTTGCGCTGATTTTCTAGGGAATAGTCAACTGTTACTGCTTTGGGAATATAAGATTTAAGGCACAGAGAAGACCTGACATGGCTGATCCCATGTACTGTCCAAAAGCAGAACTGCTTCCCTGAACTAGTCTCCAAGACGACAACCAGAGTTGagtaaataatgtttttttatttcccccaaaGGGATTATGAGATGTTCCCTCCTCATTATCGAGAAcatttttcagcacaaattAATCCTCAGTAGCAATAGTTCTGCACCATTTCTCCACCAGCTTTTATGATCAAAGCATGCAAATGACCCAGtaagatgagaaaaaaagccccagtTATTTCTCTCACAGTCAATCAAGtcatcttttttctcccccttatGACATGTAATTCAGTGTAGCCTGAAAAAATTTAGGTAAAGAGGTTTTATTCAGCTAGATGCTGTGGGGAGATATAGACCCTTAAATACTAATCTGCTCTTCAGTCTGTAAATCTAAGCAGCCTCTTAGAGGAGTTTGGTGGAGATCAGTGTAGGCACCACACACGAGCTGTCCCCAGCAGAGGCTCTTCCAAAATGATTTTAATTAATCTAAGTAAGATTAGAATACAAACTATGTACACAGattaaataaaaccttaaatTAGACACACCTGGGTGAAGAGTTGAGCAGCACATCACTCAGTGACACCTCACAGTTCCCTTCAGGAGCTGAATTACAATAAGCCATGGGGACTGGTTCAGCGAGTGCCATCCGTGTCTCTGACTCACACAGCATTGTCCCTGCGAAAACAGGTTTTAACAATTAAAATACAACCAAATTTTACGGTAAATCAGCTTCAGTCGATGCAGCTACACGAGAGAGGCAGCCCCAAAGAGGCACAACTCGAGCCTGCATGAAACACGGTAAATTCTGACAGCGGACGTCGCCActgttaatttaaaaacctgCTGAAACCTCCACCCTGCACCAAAACCAGCGTGACACCCTGAGAGAGCCCAACGAGCCAGACAATTTAAATTCACACTCCCTGTGCCCCAAAACGCTCCCGCTCGGCTCCCAGCCCCCACCCCGCAGAGCTCCATCCTCACAGCGCATCGCTGTCCCGCAGCCTCCGCTCCGCACCGGCGCCGAGCCCGACGTGGAAtaggctttatttttaaactagcGCCCAGGAGGCAGATCTGGAGCATCTTATGTCATGTGCTGCTGCCTCGCAATTGGAAGCGGCTCGTCACCCCACACCGCCGCCTCTTAAGGAGGCTCTGGCCCCACGCCCGCCTCAACCCCGGCACACCGAGGATTTCGGGTCCCTCTCcggggacacagccctggacACCCTAGATTTAAAAAGTTCTCATAAAAAACAGCGGgtttgcagctgtttttctgGCGGCTCCTACGGTTCTTTTCGCACTTCGTCTCGGGGGATTTTATCACCTAAACAAAAGTGTTTTCTTAAACGCTGATTTGATTTAAGGTTTCCATTCATCAGAAGCCTTTGACTCTTATGAGTTGCCAGGCTGAGCTTTAATTGTTTCAAGGGATTTCAAGCTGATTGGAGACGAATCTCATTATCCCTGATCTCTTTAAGAAGTGGATTTTCGGCTGCTATTTTGTACCCGCATTAGACAAACGCGTTTAAATCGAGTGATGCGAGGAGCGCCTTTGTATCAATGACGAGCGACAGGAGCGAAAGGAAAAAGCCCTTTTAATAAATCAGAGCCAGCCACGCTGCAGCCTCTGACGGGAGGGAAAAGCCACGccaggcacagctcagagcCCTGGAAAGCACGTCCCCCTTTCCGCTTACTCATCTGAGCAAGACACGTCGCTGCTCACGCCACGCTCTGCTCCAGCCATGCCAGGAATAGTTTAATTCACCGGCAGCTGAGACAGGGATGTCTCAAAAAGAAAACGCCGGCTCTGAAGCTTCGAGATAACCGGCAGATGTTGCCCAACACCCCCGTTCTAGGCTGAAACAGCAGAGCGGTTTATTTGGGGGGAGTTATGAGCTGTGAGAAGAGGGGGGTATTCT from the Chiroxiphia lanceolata isolate bChiLan1 chromosome 27, bChiLan1.pri, whole genome shotgun sequence genome contains:
- the ACSBG2 gene encoding long-chain-fatty-acid--CoA ligase ACSBG2 isoform X6, which translates into the protein MERHQLDSVDPKASSSPASRVWTTHRDGEVKLRMEDQGIGSEPPKTVHQLFQETVNKYGDYYALASKKGGQWVKLTYKMYYDECCKAAKSFLKLGLQRFHGVGILGFNSAEWFIADIGAILAGGFAVGIYTTNSPEACHYVAENCSADVIVVENQKQLQKILEIEDRLPQLKAIVQYGEEIKEKRPNLYSWSEFVELGRDVPDTLLHLAIAAQKPNQCCTLIYTSGTTGQPKGVMLSHDNLTWTAAVAGRSIMLTDPKERQEQVISYLPLSHIAAQMSDIWSAMTFGVQVYFAQPDALKGSLVETLREVRPTAFLGVPRVWEKMEEKMKSIGMKSSALRRKVASWAKGVGLQTNLKRMNGYSEVPVNFRLAKHLVYRKVRKALGLDRCTKCYTGAAPITRETLEFFLSLNIPVLELYGMSESSGPHTISLPHAFKLTSCGKELSGCRTLIHKPDRDGIGEICFSGRHIFMGYLNMEDKTKEAIDEDGWLHSGDLGKHDKDGFLYITGRIKELIITAGGENVPPVPIEDAVKNAVPIISNAMLVGDKAKFLSMLLTLKCKVDAETGEPGDELTPEALEYCQKLGSKATKVSEIISSKDKAIYAAIQKGITAVNEGATSNAQKVQKWILLEKDFSLFGGELGPTMKLKRPVVAQKYKAQISQFYADVDTPNGETSAQH
- the ACSBG2 gene encoding long-chain-fatty-acid--CoA ligase ACSBG2 isoform X7 yields the protein MLQICLLGASLKIKPIPRRARRRCGAEAAGQRCAGTMLCESETRMALAEPVPMAYCNSAPEGNCEVSLSDVLLNSSPRTPEPHNIEPGEDSNMERHQLDSVDPKAASSSPASRVWTTHRDGEVKLRMEDQGIGSEPPKTVHQLFQETVNKYGDYYALASKKGGQWVKLTYKMYYDECCKAAKSFLKLGLQRFHGVGILGFNSAEWFIADIGAILAGGFAVGIYTTNSPEACHYVAENCSADVIVVENQKQLQKILEIEDRLPQLKAIVQYGEEIKEKRPNLYSWSEFVELGRDVPDTLLHLAIAAQKPNQCCTLIYTSGTTGQPKGVMLSHDNLTWTAAVAGRSIMLTDPKERQEQVISYLPLSHIAAQMSDIWSAMTFGVQVYFAQPDALKGSLVETLREVRPTAFLGVPRVWEKMEEKMKSIGMKSSALRRKVASWAKGVGLQTNLKRMNGYSEVPVNFRLAKHLVYRKVRKALGLDRCTKCYTGAAPITRETLEFFLSLNIPVLELYGMSESSGPHTISLPHAFKLTSCGKELSGCRTLIHKPDRDGIGEICFSGRHIFMGYLNMEDKTKEAIDEDGWLHSGDLGKHDKDGFLYITGRIKELIITAGGENVPPVPIEDAVKNAVPIISNAMLVGDKAKFLSMLLTLKCKVDAETGEPGDELTPEALEYCQKLGSKATKVSEIISSKDKAIYAAIQKGITAVNEGATSNAQKVQKWILLEKDFSLFGGELGPTMKLKRPVVAQKYKAQISQFYADVDTPNGETSAQH
- the ACSBG2 gene encoding long-chain-fatty-acid--CoA ligase ACSBG2 isoform X5 yields the protein MERHQLDSVDPKAASSSPASRVWTTHRDGEVKLRMEDQGIGSEPPKTVHQLFQETVNKYGDYYALASKKGGQWVKLTYKMYYDECCKAAKSFLKLGLQRFHGVGILGFNSAEWFIADIGAILAGGFAVGIYTTNSPEACHYVAENCSADVIVVENQKQLQKILEIEDRLPQLKAIVQYGEEIKEKRPNLYSWSEFVELGRDVPDTLLHLAIAAQKPNQCCTLIYTSGTTGQPKGVMLSHDNLTWTAAVAGRSIMLTDPKERQEQVISYLPLSHIAAQMSDIWSAMTFGVQVYFAQPDALKGSLVETLREVRPTAFLGVPRVWEKMEEKMKSIGMKSSALRRKVASWAKGVGLQTNLKRMNGYSEVPVNFRLAKHLVYRKVRKALGLDRCTKCYTGAAPITRETLEFFLSLNIPVLELYGMSESSGPHTISLPHAFKLTSCGKELSGCRTLIHKPDRDGIGEICFSGRHIFMGYLNMEDKTKEAIDEDGWLHSGDLGKHDKDGFLYITGRIKELIITAGGENVPPVPIEDAVKNAVPIISNAMLVGDKAKFLSMLLTLKCKVDAETGEPGDELTPEALEYCQKLGSKATKVSEIISSKDKAIYAAIQKGITAVNEGATSNAQKVQKWILLEKDFSLFGGELGPTMKLKRPVVAQKYKAQISQFYADVDTPNGETSAQH